One window of Streptomyces sp. NBC_00273 genomic DNA carries:
- a CDS encoding nuclear transport factor 2 family protein, producing MTTGTEVAYEDLLRRLRVLEDKEALRRLMIRGWRALDRKDWRTWIECWAEDAVLEFGPWGEIRGREAVRAKVEEAEAHFPSMQHHILNMDFQVEEDRATGVGYMWFVAVTGSGQSSSPYSMGGPYDWDFRRGPEGGWYLVRQRLGVWWTDGEETPQGLG from the coding sequence GTGACCACGGGGACCGAAGTGGCGTACGAGGACCTGCTGCGCCGACTGCGGGTCCTGGAGGACAAGGAAGCGTTGCGGCGGCTCATGATCCGCGGTTGGCGGGCGCTGGACCGCAAGGACTGGCGGACCTGGATCGAGTGCTGGGCCGAGGACGCGGTACTGGAGTTCGGGCCGTGGGGAGAGATCCGCGGGAGGGAGGCGGTCCGGGCGAAGGTGGAGGAGGCGGAGGCGCACTTCCCGAGCATGCAGCACCACATCCTGAACATGGACTTCCAGGTGGAGGAGGACCGGGCGACGGGCGTGGGGTACATGTGGTTCGTCGCCGTGACGGGGAGCGGGCAGAGCTCTTCGCCCTACTCCATGGGCGGTCCGTACGACTGGGACTTCCGCCGGGGCCCCGAGGGCGGCTGGTACCTGGTCCGCCAGAGACTGGGCGTCTGGTGGACCGACGGGGAGGAGACTCCCCAGGGCCTCGGCTAG
- a CDS encoding SDR family oxidoreductase, whose protein sequence is MRNEAKVVAITGASSGIGEATARRLAADGHRLLLGARRGDRLAALSREINEAGGTAAFRRLDVTDAADVQAFVAAAREHYGRLDVMVNNAGVMPLSPLAALKVDEWDRTIDVNVKGVLHGIAAALPVMRAQGGGHFVNVASVGAYEVSPTAAVYCATKFAVRALSEGLRQESDGSVRVTLVSPGVTESELAEGISDPAAREAMKAYRAVALPASAIAGAVAYAVAQPAEVDVNEIVVRPAASAQ, encoded by the coding sequence ATGAGGAACGAAGCCAAGGTGGTGGCCATCACCGGAGCCAGCAGCGGGATCGGTGAGGCGACGGCTCGGCGGCTGGCCGCCGACGGCCACCGGTTGCTCCTGGGCGCGCGGCGCGGCGATCGGCTCGCTGCGCTCAGCCGGGAGATCAACGAGGCAGGCGGTACGGCGGCCTTCCGGCGGCTGGACGTCACTGACGCCGCCGACGTGCAGGCCTTCGTGGCCGCCGCCCGGGAGCACTACGGCCGATTGGACGTCATGGTCAACAACGCCGGGGTGATGCCGCTCTCGCCGCTGGCCGCGCTGAAGGTCGACGAGTGGGACCGGACGATCGACGTGAACGTCAAGGGCGTGCTGCACGGGATCGCCGCCGCCCTGCCGGTGATGCGCGCCCAGGGCGGCGGGCACTTCGTGAACGTCGCCTCCGTCGGCGCGTACGAGGTGTCGCCCACCGCGGCCGTCTACTGCGCCACCAAGTTCGCCGTCCGCGCCCTGTCCGAAGGGCTGCGCCAGGAGTCGGACGGCTCCGTCCGGGTCACCCTGGTCTCTCCGGGCGTGACCGAGTCGGAGCTGGCCGAAGGGATCTCCGATCCTGCCGCGCGCGAGGCCATGAAGGCCTATCGCGCCGTGGCGCTGCCGGCGTCCGCCATCGCCGGAGCCGTTGCCTATGCCGTCGCCCAGCCGGCCGAGGTCGACGTCAACGAGATCGTCGTACGCCCTGCTGCGAGCGCGCAGTGA
- a CDS encoding peptidoglycan recognition protein family protein yields MTSSALHQPSARAAAPYTRRSVLRGAFALTAAAALPLATAGRAYSAAGPDIIGCAAWGARAASEPVVVLANGPERIIVHHTATANVTDYSQQRAFALARAIQTYHMDAQGWIDTGQHFTVSRGAFVLEGRHNSLAELRTGTRQVRAAHCVGQNTVSIGIENEGTYTSQDPPAAQYAALADLCAHVCDQYGLPASEIYGHRDFNATSCPGDRLYAMLPTLRKDVAARLGRPLSEEAVDPIEDLVRQATGRPASEYAEYLPAGLLH; encoded by the coding sequence ATGACCTCCTCCGCACTGCACCAGCCGTCGGCGCGCGCCGCGGCCCCGTACACCCGCCGGTCGGTCCTCAGGGGAGCCTTCGCCCTGACCGCCGCCGCGGCACTGCCGCTCGCCACGGCGGGGCGGGCGTACTCCGCCGCCGGCCCGGACATCATCGGCTGCGCCGCCTGGGGTGCGCGGGCGGCGTCCGAACCCGTCGTCGTCCTGGCTAACGGCCCGGAGCGGATCATCGTCCACCACACGGCGACTGCGAACGTGACGGACTACTCGCAGCAGCGCGCCTTCGCCCTCGCCCGCGCCATCCAGACGTACCACATGGACGCGCAGGGCTGGATCGACACGGGTCAGCACTTCACCGTCAGCCGCGGGGCCTTCGTGCTGGAGGGGCGCCACAACAGCCTGGCCGAGCTGCGCACCGGCACCCGCCAGGTGCGGGCGGCACACTGCGTCGGCCAGAACACCGTGTCGATCGGCATCGAGAACGAGGGCACGTACACCTCGCAGGACCCGCCGGCGGCGCAGTACGCGGCCCTGGCCGACCTGTGCGCACACGTCTGCGACCAGTACGGCCTGCCCGCGTCGGAGATCTACGGCCACCGCGACTTCAACGCCACGTCCTGCCCCGGCGACCGCCTCTACGCCATGCTCCCGACCCTGCGCAAGGACGTCGCCGCCCGACTCGGCAGGCCCCTGTCGGAGGAGGCGGTCGACCCCATCGAGGACCTGGTCCGCCAGGCCACCGGTCGGCCGGCTTCGGAGTACGCGGAATACCTCCCGGCGGGTCTCCTGCACTGA